The Arcanobacterium pinnipediorum genome includes the window AAGGAGCGAACCTCGGAACATCTCCGAGGTTCGCTCCTTTTTGTTTGGCCATTATCTGGCCACAAGAACTAAGCAGTTATCCTTAGTACATGCCGCCCATATCGTCAGCACCTGGTGCTGGAGCGGCTGGTGGTTCTGGCTTATCTGCCACAACTGCTTCAGTGGTGAGGAACAGACCAGCGATTGAAGCTGCGTTCTGGAGTGCAGAACGAGTAACCTTCACTGGATCATTCACGCCTGCAGCGAGCAGGTCCTCGTACTCACCGGTGGCAGCGTTCAAGCCGTGACCAACTGGCAGTGAGCGAACCTTTTCTGCAACAACTCCGCCTTCGAGACCAGCATTAACTGCGATCTGCTTGAGTGGGGCGGCAACAGCTACGTGGACGATGTTAGCACCAGTTGCTTCATCACCTTCGAGTTTAAGATCAGCAAGTGCCTGGTCAGCTGCGTGGATCAGTGCAACACCACCACCGGAGACGATACCTTCTTCAACAGCAGCCTTTGCGTTGCGGACGGCGTCCTCAATGCGGTGCTTGCGTTCCTTGAGTTCAACTTCAGTTGCTGCACCAGACTTGATAACAGCAACACCACCAGCGAGCTTTGCGAGACGCTCTTGAAGCTTCTCCCGATCGTAATCGGAGGTGGAGTTCTCGATCTGGGTCTTGATGGTGGAAACGCGAGCAGCGATATCTTCTGCCGTTCCAGCACCTTCAACAATGGTGGTGGAATCCTTGGTGAGCACAACCTTGCGGGCACGACCAAGAAGCTCGATGTCAGCGTTCTCTAGCTTGAGGCCAACAGTTTCCGAAATGACCTGACCGCCAGTGAGGATAGCCATATCCTGGAGCATTTCCTTACGGCGATCGCCGAAACCTGGAGCCTTAACAGCAGCGGACTTGAAGGTGCCGCGGATCTTGTTGACGACGAGGGTTGCGAGTGCTTCACCTTCGATATCTTCAGCAATGATCACGAGTGGCTTGCCAGTCTGCATAACCTTTTCAAGAACTGGGAGCATATCCTTGACGTTGGAAATCTTGGATTCAACCAAGAGAACGTAGGCATCTTCAAGAACGGCTTCTTGACGATCAACGTCAGTGACGAAGTATGGCGAGAGGTAACCCTTGTCGAAAGACATACCTTCGGTAAGTTCTAGCTCAGTGCCGAAAGTGTTGGACTCTTCAACAGTCACAACGCCTTCCTTGCCGACCTTATCAAGAGCTTCAGCGATCAGCTCGCCGATTTCCTTATCGCCAGCAGAGATAGCAGCAGTTGCTGCGATTTCTTCCTTGGTCTCAACTTCTTTAGCATTCGTGAGAAGCTGCTCTACGATCTTCGCAACAGCTTTATCGATACCCTTGCGCAATGCGATTGGGTTTGCACCAGCTGCAACGTTGCGCAGGCCTTCCTTGACGAGAGCTTGAGCGAGAACGGTTGCTGTTGTGGTACCGTCACCGGCCACATCATCAGTTTTCTTAGCAACTTCCTTGACGAGCTCTGCACCGATCTTCTCAAACGGATCTTCGAGTTCGATTTCCTTAGCGATGGAGACGCCGTCATTTGTGATCGTTGGCGCGCCCCACTTCTTATCGAGAACGACGTTACGGCCTTTTGGACCTAGAGTGACTTTGACGGTGTTGGCAAGCGCGTCAAGACCGCGCTCCA containing:
- the groL gene encoding chaperonin GroEL (60 kDa chaperone family; promotes refolding of misfolded polypeptides especially under stressful conditions; forms two stacked rings of heptamers to form a barrel-shaped 14mer; ends can be capped by GroES; misfolded proteins enter the barrel where they are refolded when GroES binds), encoding MVKIIAHNEDARRGMERGLDALANTVKVTLGPKGRNVVLDKKWGAPTITNDGVSIAKEIELEDPFEKIGAELVKEVAKKTDDVAGDGTTTATVLAQALVKEGLRNVAAGANPIALRKGIDKAVAKIVEQLLTNAKEVETKEEIAATAAISAGDKEIGELIAEALDKVGKEGVVTVEESNTFGTELELTEGMSFDKGYLSPYFVTDVDRQEAVLEDAYVLLVESKISNVKDMLPVLEKVMQTGKPLVIIAEDIEGEALATLVVNKIRGTFKSAAVKAPGFGDRRKEMLQDMAILTGGQVISETVGLKLENADIELLGRARKVVLTKDSTTIVEGAGTAEDIAARVSTIKTQIENSTSDYDREKLQERLAKLAGGVAVIKSGAATEVELKERKHRIEDAVRNAKAAVEEGIVSGGGVALIHAADQALADLKLEGDEATGANIVHVAVAAPLKQIAVNAGLEGGVVAEKVRSLPVGHGLNAATGEYEDLLAAGVNDPVKVTRSALQNAASIAGLFLTTEAVVADKPEPPAAPAPGADDMGGMY